One segment of Rhodothermus bifroesti DNA contains the following:
- a CDS encoding ABC transporter ATP-binding protein, with translation MPMDIPALEVHQCSKRFRSRKGTVQALKEVTFHLPPGACCGLVGPNGAGKTTLLRILANVLKADAGQIFMFGQQIRWGQHSYKRQVGFMLEDLCLMERLTGREQLTLAAHLYGLPPVQAQREIERLTACFEVHTALDRWIETYSSGMRRQLAFILALLHRPRLIVLDEPFETLDAQALRTAVALLQERHREGATLLISAHQLGRLEQLCDYLIVLQRGQVRFAGPLADFRARLPQTTSLEAAYLSWLAQF, from the coding sequence ATGCCCATGGATATCCCCGCACTTGAAGTCCATCAGTGCTCTAAACGCTTCCGCAGTCGAAAAGGCACTGTGCAGGCCCTAAAGGAAGTGACATTTCACCTCCCTCCAGGGGCATGCTGTGGTCTAGTGGGGCCCAATGGCGCCGGCAAAACTACATTGCTTCGCATCCTAGCTAATGTGCTAAAAGCAGACGCGGGGCAAATCTTCATGTTCGGCCAGCAGATTCGATGGGGGCAGCACAGCTACAAACGCCAGGTGGGCTTCATGTTGGAAGATCTATGCTTGATGGAGCGCTTAACGGGTCGCGAGCAGCTCACCTTAGCAGCGCACCTCTACGGACTACCACCGGTGCAAGCACAGCGCGAAATTGAACGCCTAACAGCTTGCTTTGAAGTCCACACCGCACTGGACCGTTGGATTGAGACGTACTCGAGCGGTATGCGCCGGCAGCTAGCTTTTATTCTGGCTTTGCTACATCGACCCCGGCTCATCGTGCTCGACGAGCCGTTTGAAACCTTGGATGCCCAGGCCCTTCGCACCGCGGTGGCGCTCCTGCAGGAACGCCACCGCGAAGGCGCAACGCTGCTTATTAGCGCCCATCAGCTCGGTAGGCTCGAACAGCTGTGTGACTATCTGATCGTGCTGCAACGTGGACAGGTACGCTTTGCCGGACCTTTGGCCGACTTTCGAGCTCGCCTACCGCAAACCACTAGCCTAGAAGCTGCTTACCTAAGCTGGCTAGCCCAGTTTTAA
- a CDS encoding alkaline phosphatase gives MKRIFHLLLLLCVPLSLMAQPRKHVILYIGDGHGIAPRTATRMALGQGRPGSRFSDEPNFRLLAQDRLRFHAMVTTHSLNSWITDSAPGASVYAVGRRGKIDNEYISLDPETNAPLETILEAAKKAGYAVGLVTTTRVTHATPAAFASHIWNRDLEDYIAAQYISATQEEYEAIFNAGPGYDPARDWVLPEPKIGVELDVILGGGARHFLPRTNPNVHGHATVRDRNGQPIVDAQGNPILLSGRRTDNVDLIALAKQRGYVYVNSRDALLGILDRLGEFTPNNEVKLLGLFNSSHRSYEAERQRLYPWEPSLWEMTMVAIEVLKRKSDKGFFLMVEGGRIDHLEHANAGGIGYAEGRYTVVADVEAIVAEEVYNGGTNRLTGVYGSDYMIKEVLDFDYAIAEGLKLMQDASAGQTLILVTSDHECGGFTVVGLHDAQDAQENGTRIRTYAREPRKTDGRFTPVPENIDRGDDEIGGWFPEYRLVEFQGKLWPEPAGPTARRIVIAYGSNPMVNGNGGTIGTTPGNHTPQDVWVGADDNVNGQFAGRLTGQGLLDNTDLFPIMRDFLQVSLTSNELLPKEQKASLRAVEAFPNPFGETLQVTMKLEQPQVVSLEVYNALGQRVRVLRPLVQLTSGTHTIAWDGRDDTGAAVASGLYLVVARTDDQIISRQVVRIR, from the coding sequence ATGAAACGCATTTTTCACCTGTTGCTTTTGCTTTGCGTGCCGCTAAGCTTAATGGCCCAGCCACGCAAGCACGTTATTCTATACATTGGCGATGGGCATGGCATTGCGCCACGTACGGCTACGCGCATGGCGCTAGGTCAGGGGCGCCCAGGAAGCCGATTCAGCGATGAACCTAACTTCCGCTTATTGGCCCAAGATCGGCTGCGCTTTCATGCTATGGTGACCACGCATTCGCTCAATTCCTGGATTACCGATTCAGCCCCTGGGGCTTCGGTTTACGCCGTAGGCAGGCGCGGCAAGATCGACAATGAATACATTTCGCTTGACCCCGAAACGAACGCGCCGTTGGAGACGATCCTAGAAGCGGCCAAAAAAGCGGGCTATGCTGTAGGCTTGGTAACAACTACACGGGTGACGCATGCTACCCCAGCTGCATTTGCGTCGCACATTTGGAACCGCGATCTCGAAGACTACATTGCGGCCCAGTACATTTCTGCAACCCAAGAGGAATACGAGGCCATTTTTAATGCTGGTCCCGGGTATGACCCTGCCCGAGACTGGGTGTTGCCTGAACCCAAGATAGGCGTGGAGCTCGATGTCATTCTGGGTGGTGGGGCTCGGCATTTTCTGCCCCGCACCAATCCGAATGTGCATGGCCATGCAACCGTGCGTGACCGTAATGGCCAACCTATAGTCGACGCCCAAGGCAATCCTATTTTGCTAAGCGGCCGGCGAACCGATAACGTCGATTTGATTGCGTTGGCCAAGCAACGGGGCTATGTGTATGTAAATAGTCGCGATGCTCTGCTGGGTATTTTGGACCGCTTAGGCGAATTTACCCCCAATAATGAGGTCAAGTTACTAGGGCTTTTCAACAGCTCGCATCGCAGCTATGAGGCTGAGCGCCAGCGGCTTTATCCCTGGGAGCCGTCCCTTTGGGAAATGACCATGGTGGCTATCGAGGTGCTTAAGCGTAAAAGCGACAAGGGGTTTTTCTTGATGGTTGAAGGCGGTCGTATTGATCACCTGGAACATGCCAATGCTGGCGGTATCGGCTATGCCGAGGGGCGTTATACCGTGGTGGCTGATGTGGAGGCGATTGTCGCTGAGGAAGTCTACAACGGAGGGACAAACCGCTTGACAGGGGTTTACGGCTCAGACTACATGATCAAGGAGGTGCTGGATTTCGATTATGCAATTGCAGAGGGGTTAAAGCTGATGCAGGACGCTTCGGCTGGCCAGACGTTGATCTTGGTGACTTCAGACCACGAATGTGGTGGATTTACGGTGGTTGGCCTGCATGATGCCCAGGATGCTCAAGAGAATGGCACGCGGATACGTACCTATGCTCGGGAGCCCCGAAAAACCGATGGACGCTTTACACCTGTTCCAGAAAACATCGATCGCGGCGATGACGAAATTGGCGGCTGGTTTCCGGAATATCGATTGGTGGAATTCCAAGGCAAACTGTGGCCAGAGCCTGCGGGTCCTACTGCCCGTCGCATCGTGATTGCTTATGGCTCCAATCCTATGGTCAACGGCAATGGAGGTACCATCGGCACAACGCCAGGGAATCACACGCCCCAAGACGTATGGGTAGGTGCCGACGACAACGTGAACGGCCAGTTTGCCGGCCGCCTTACAGGTCAGGGCTTGCTCGATAACACGGACCTGTTTCCGATCATGCGAGATTTTTTGCAGGTAAGCCTTACCAGCAACGAGCTTTTGCCTAAAGAACAAAAGGCCAGCTTGCGTGCTGTAGAGGCTTTTCCTAACCCGTTTGGTGAGACGCTTCAAGTGACGATGAAGCTTGAGCAGCCGCAGGTTGTGAGCTTGGAGGTTTATAATGCGTTAGGACAGCGCGTGCGTGTGTTGCGGCCATTGGTACAGCTAACGTCGGGGACCCATACGATTGCTTGGGATGGCCGGGACGATACGGGTGCTGCGGTTGCGTCGGGATTGTATTTGGTGGTTGCCCGAACCGATGATCAAATCATCTCTCGACAGGTTGTACGCATTCGCTGA
- a CDS encoding TolC family protein: MRVWFVGLGMLFSAVAHAAAYSAVPDTLDIRAALSLALAQHPQLEALRAQKQVLSGRKLQAYGIESPELYFFREGIGSGQHFAEQRWTLVQRFDFPLTIYYRVQTVVREQQAWQAALEAEEARIRAEVKRAYTDVLYAQELLHLRQEEVVLLERLRQAAQARLAAGLATELEVVRTEIQLADAQSRLEAAARDFVQARYELFRAIGLDPEAQRYDVVFPDTLVYIPVTISQEAVLARLAQLPEMRSQQAAVEAARFHLRQARTSILPKLQLDLYPQDYGDGYRFLGFQVGLSLPLGFLPSASGRVREARAQYEARRWEGRDLQLRLKQRAEAAWHGYDAARTIVERYARQVRDRSRELLARLEQGYRIGEVSLIELLDAQRLVLESEQRYYEALREYYHRLIELEPFLDQELTYTSR; this comes from the coding sequence ATGCGCGTTTGGTTCGTTGGCCTTGGAATGCTTTTCAGCGCGGTTGCCCATGCGGCCGCTTATAGCGCTGTGCCGGACACGCTGGATATCCGGGCTGCCCTTAGTTTGGCGCTTGCCCAACATCCGCAGCTTGAAGCCTTGCGAGCCCAAAAGCAAGTACTCTCGGGACGCAAGCTGCAAGCTTACGGCATCGAAAGTCCAGAGCTCTACTTTTTTCGTGAGGGCATCGGAAGCGGCCAGCACTTTGCTGAGCAGCGGTGGACGCTCGTGCAACGCTTTGACTTTCCCCTGACGATATACTACCGCGTGCAAACAGTAGTGCGTGAGCAGCAGGCCTGGCAGGCCGCGCTTGAGGCTGAAGAGGCACGCATTCGCGCTGAGGTTAAGCGTGCCTATACAGATGTTCTTTACGCCCAGGAGCTTCTTCATCTGCGCCAAGAAGAAGTGGTTTTGCTAGAGCGCCTACGTCAAGCTGCACAAGCGCGCCTTGCTGCTGGGCTAGCCACTGAACTAGAAGTGGTGCGCACCGAGATTCAGCTGGCCGATGCGCAGTCGCGCCTAGAAGCTGCAGCTCGAGACTTCGTGCAGGCCCGCTATGAGCTGTTTCGGGCCATCGGCCTAGATCCTGAGGCGCAGCGCTACGACGTCGTCTTTCCCGATACCCTCGTCTATATCCCAGTGACGATCTCACAGGAAGCCGTATTAGCACGGCTGGCACAGCTACCCGAGATGCGAAGCCAACAGGCAGCGGTCGAGGCAGCCCGTTTTCACCTGCGACAGGCGCGCACGTCGATCTTGCCCAAGCTGCAGCTCGACCTGTATCCACAGGACTATGGGGATGGATATCGATTTTTAGGTTTTCAAGTTGGGCTTTCGCTGCCCCTTGGGTTTCTGCCATCCGCAAGTGGACGCGTGCGCGAAGCCCGAGCACAGTATGAAGCGCGACGCTGGGAAGGGCGCGACCTCCAGCTGCGGCTCAAACAGCGGGCTGAAGCCGCTTGGCATGGCTACGATGCTGCTCGCACCATTGTGGAGCGCTACGCCCGCCAAGTGCGCGACCGATCGCGCGAGCTTCTGGCACGGCTCGAGCAGGGCTACCGAATAGGTGAAGTTAGCCTGATCGAACTGCTGGATGCACAACGCCTTGTTTTAGAGAGCGAGCAGCGCTATTATGAAGCGCTTCGAGAATACTACCATCGGCTCATTGAATTAGAGCCTTTTTTGGATCAAGAGCTAACGTATACCTCCCGTTAA
- a CDS encoding efflux RND transporter permease subunit, giving the protein MLHRLIDFSLRQKLVVLALVGLMAFGGLTALQHIPINSLPDVTPVQVLILTKAGRYSPYDVEQLVSFPIETAMTGLPHVKEVRSISQFGLSAVTVEFEEGTDIYFARQLVAQRLQDVRAQLPPDVSPPQLGPISTALGEIYQYVVRGEGYSLTELREIQDWVIAPQLRAVPGVTEVNSFGGFVKQYEVIVNPEQLRALRLSLRDIIEAIEQNNSVSGGNYLEHNEEQYIIRGFGQIRTIADLERIIVARRGDRPVYLQDVAQVRLGQQIRQGAVTQDGRGEVVTGIVMMLRGESGREVIRRVEEKIAEINPRLPQGVRIEKFYDQSDLIARTTGTIRDNLIKGGFLVIAVLLLLLGEIKGALIVASVIPLSMLFAFIGMKAFGLAANLMSLGAIDFGMIVDGSVVMVENMVHRLEGEHKGRSRLAVLRQAAHEVARPIFFGVLIILMVYVPIATFRGMEGILYRPMAITVAAAVLGSLLLALVYVPAVAALVFRRGVRLRRNYVMEWLRPRYQRFLEKSLQRRKSTLAVALLVFGAALVLLPFLGTEFLPELDEGSILIEQVRMPSTTLESSVEKANWLAGVLVRHIPEIQTVVPKTGRSDLANDWMGVHQTDVWIILKPRQEWRPGITKEKIIEQIRPFLETEPGLAYNFTQPIAMRVDELTSGIRSDIAVKLYGENLDTLMAIATRIAHQLPSLPGTDNFYVEKFSGQPYLNIEIDREAIAAFGLNVEDVQQVIEAGLGGMPAGQVFEGQRRFDIVVRFPEAYRNTFAAILEAPVSLPGGGTIPLHRVAHIRAEEGPREIARENGWRRLVIGINLKDIDIGTYVSRLQQLIETHVQLPPGVFLEYGGAFENQQRAMRHLYIAVPMALLIIVGLLYLMFGQMRYPMMILSVLPLALAGGVFALWLRGMYLSVSAAVGFIALFGVAVLNGVVLVAHLNALRRQGLSVREAVVQGATDRLRPVLMTALVASLGFVPMALSTGPGAEVQRPLATVVIGGLITATLLTLRVLPVLYDWLERDDRPPRGPEPEWEGDGQAAATVMGTQT; this is encoded by the coding sequence ATGCTGCACCGCCTGATCGATTTTAGCCTGCGACAGAAACTCGTTGTGCTAGCGCTGGTAGGCCTCATGGCCTTTGGAGGGCTGACGGCCTTGCAGCACATCCCGATCAATTCCCTGCCAGACGTCACCCCAGTTCAGGTCCTCATCCTTACCAAAGCTGGGCGTTACTCGCCTTACGATGTAGAACAGCTGGTGAGCTTCCCTATTGAAACGGCCATGACGGGCCTGCCGCACGTAAAAGAAGTGCGTTCCATTAGTCAGTTTGGCCTCTCAGCTGTAACAGTCGAATTCGAAGAAGGCACCGACATCTACTTTGCCCGCCAACTGGTCGCCCAACGGCTTCAAGACGTGCGTGCGCAGCTACCGCCAGACGTATCACCGCCTCAGTTGGGACCTATTTCTACGGCCTTGGGAGAAATCTATCAGTACGTTGTTCGAGGCGAAGGCTACTCGCTTACTGAGCTGCGCGAAATCCAGGACTGGGTCATTGCTCCTCAGCTGCGGGCTGTGCCAGGCGTAACTGAGGTAAACAGCTTTGGCGGATTTGTTAAACAATACGAAGTCATCGTTAACCCTGAGCAGTTGCGGGCGCTTCGCTTAAGCCTTCGGGACATCATTGAGGCTATCGAGCAAAACAACAGCGTTTCTGGGGGAAACTACCTGGAGCACAACGAAGAGCAATACATCATTCGGGGGTTTGGGCAAATCCGTACCATTGCAGACCTGGAGCGCATCATTGTAGCCCGTCGGGGTGATCGGCCCGTTTATCTTCAGGATGTGGCCCAGGTGCGCTTGGGCCAGCAAATCCGGCAGGGTGCTGTAACGCAAGATGGGCGCGGAGAAGTCGTGACCGGCATTGTGATGATGCTGCGCGGCGAAAGCGGGCGTGAGGTCATCCGGCGCGTGGAAGAAAAGATTGCCGAAATCAACCCTAGGCTTCCTCAGGGGGTCCGTATCGAGAAGTTCTACGACCAATCAGACCTGATTGCGCGCACCACAGGCACCATAAGGGACAACCTGATCAAAGGAGGGTTTCTGGTCATTGCCGTGCTGTTGCTATTGCTTGGGGAAATCAAGGGTGCGCTCATTGTGGCCTCTGTTATTCCGCTTTCGATGCTGTTTGCCTTTATTGGCATGAAGGCCTTTGGCCTAGCTGCCAACCTGATGAGCCTAGGGGCGATCGACTTTGGCATGATCGTCGACGGCTCGGTAGTGATGGTGGAAAACATGGTGCATCGTTTGGAGGGAGAACATAAAGGCCGTAGCCGGCTGGCTGTGCTCCGGCAGGCCGCGCACGAGGTAGCCCGGCCAATCTTTTTTGGTGTGCTCATCATTTTGATGGTCTACGTGCCCATTGCCACCTTCCGGGGCATGGAAGGCATCCTGTATCGCCCCATGGCCATTACGGTAGCTGCGGCAGTGTTGGGATCGTTGCTTTTGGCGCTGGTTTATGTACCGGCTGTAGCAGCGCTGGTGTTTCGGCGTGGGGTGCGTCTGCGGCGCAATTACGTGATGGAATGGCTACGTCCACGCTACCAGCGTTTCCTGGAAAAAAGCTTGCAGCGCCGCAAGAGTACTTTAGCAGTAGCGCTGCTGGTCTTTGGTGCCGCTTTGGTGCTGCTGCCTTTCTTAGGGACCGAATTTTTGCCCGAGCTGGATGAGGGTTCCATTTTAATTGAGCAGGTGCGCATGCCTAGCACGACGCTGGAAAGCTCGGTCGAAAAAGCCAACTGGCTAGCCGGAGTGCTTGTGCGTCATATCCCAGAAATTCAGACGGTAGTTCCCAAAACCGGCCGCAGTGATCTGGCCAATGACTGGATGGGGGTGCATCAGACCGACGTGTGGATCATCCTAAAACCGCGCCAGGAGTGGCGGCCCGGTATCACCAAGGAGAAAATCATTGAGCAAATCCGTCCCTTTTTAGAGACAGAGCCCGGTTTGGCCTACAACTTTACGCAGCCGATTGCAATGCGCGTTGATGAGCTGACCTCGGGCATCCGGAGCGACATCGCTGTAAAGCTTTATGGCGAAAACCTCGATACGTTGATGGCCATTGCCACGCGCATCGCCCACCAGCTGCCTTCCTTGCCTGGTACCGATAACTTTTACGTCGAGAAGTTCTCTGGTCAGCCCTACCTCAATATCGAGATCGATCGCGAGGCAATAGCAGCCTTTGGGCTCAACGTCGAAGACGTGCAGCAAGTGATCGAGGCTGGCTTAGGTGGCATGCCGGCGGGCCAGGTTTTTGAGGGGCAGCGCCGGTTTGACATCGTGGTGCGCTTCCCAGAGGCCTATCGCAACACGTTTGCCGCTATTTTGGAGGCGCCCGTAAGCCTTCCGGGTGGAGGTACAATCCCCTTGCACCGCGTAGCCCACATTCGGGCTGAAGAGGGCCCGCGGGAAATTGCGCGTGAAAATGGCTGGCGTCGATTGGTTATTGGGATTAACCTCAAGGATATCGACATTGGCACGTACGTGTCGCGTCTCCAGCAGCTTATTGAGACGCACGTGCAGCTGCCGCCGGGCGTTTTTCTAGAATATGGTGGCGCGTTTGAAAACCAGCAACGGGCGATGCGCCACCTCTACATTGCGGTGCCGATGGCGCTTTTGATCATTGTGGGGTTGCTTTACCTTATGTTTGGCCAGATGCGCTATCCGATGATGATTCTCTCGGTGTTGCCGTTGGCCCTGGCCGGGGGTGTTTTCGCGCTGTGGTTGCGGGGGATGTACCTGTCTGTTTCCGCTGCTGTGGGTTTTATTGCACTTTTTGGCGTAGCGGTGCTTAACGGCGTGGTCTTGGTGGCACACCTGAACGCCTTGCGTAGGCAGGGTTTGTCGGTGCGGGAGGCCGTAGTGCAGGGAGCCACCGACCGGCTGCGTCCCGTACTGATGACGGCCTTGGTGGCCAGCCTGGGTTTTGTCCCTATGGCCCTGAGCACCGGACCGGGCGCTGAGGTGCAGCGACCGCTGGCCACGGTTGTGATCGGAGGGCTGATTACGGCTACGCTACTTACACTGCGTGTGCTTCCGGTGCTGTACGACTGGCTGGAGCGGGATGATCGTCCGCCCCGTGGTCCAGAACCCGAATGGGAAGGAGACGGGCAAGCTGCCGCAACCGTAATGGGTACACAAACCTAA
- a CDS encoding glycerol-3-phosphate dehydrogenase/oxidase, protein MQPALHREAFLERLQKQKAWDVIVIGGGATGLGVALDAAARGFQTVLFEQHDFGKGTSSRSTKLIHGGVRYLREGDFRLVREALQERGRLLRNAPHLVWPRLFVVPYGQWWERLLYGAGLWLYDRLAGQEQLGTLRRLNPAETHALIPTLRTEGLRGGLAYVDGQFDDARLLVHLAWTAAEQGAVVLNYMPVEALIGTRRRLEGVLVRDAETGEHFELRGRVIINATGAFADAVRRMDNPEASPLLALSQGVHLVLPRRFLPGEAALLVPRTDDGRVLFAIPWHGQVLLGTTDEPVAQAQLEPTPTEDEITYLLTHAGRYLTPAPTRTDIRAVFAGLRPLVRQSRLQNDTAHLSREHVIVVSRRGLVTVTGGKWTTYRRMAEETVDRALQVAGLPHRPSPTAMLRLHGATPRLNPTNPWYLYGTDSALLQALLTARPELNTLLHPRLPYRMVEVVWAARYEMARTVEDVLARRTRALFLDAAAALEAAPAVARQLATELGRDNHWEQAQLQALVQLMPHYLPALTATEA, encoded by the coding sequence ATGCAACCAGCGCTGCATCGTGAGGCCTTTTTGGAACGGCTGCAGAAGCAAAAGGCCTGGGATGTCATTGTGATTGGTGGAGGAGCCACAGGGCTGGGGGTTGCTTTAGACGCTGCAGCGCGAGGTTTTCAGACGGTACTCTTCGAGCAGCACGACTTTGGCAAAGGGACCTCAAGCCGGAGCACCAAGCTAATTCACGGCGGCGTGCGGTACTTGCGCGAGGGGGACTTTCGGCTGGTGCGTGAGGCGCTGCAGGAACGCGGTCGGCTCCTGCGCAATGCCCCCCACCTCGTATGGCCACGCCTGTTTGTGGTGCCTTACGGCCAATGGTGGGAACGGCTGCTTTATGGGGCAGGTCTTTGGCTCTACGACCGCCTAGCCGGCCAAGAACAGTTAGGGACCTTACGCAGACTCAACCCTGCCGAAACGCACGCGCTTATTCCTACACTGCGAACAGAAGGCCTGCGCGGTGGACTGGCCTACGTCGATGGACAGTTTGACGACGCGCGTTTGCTGGTGCACCTGGCTTGGACAGCCGCTGAGCAGGGGGCTGTTGTGCTCAACTACATGCCTGTCGAAGCGCTTATCGGCACACGTCGACGCCTAGAAGGGGTTCTGGTACGCGATGCGGAAACCGGTGAGCACTTTGAACTGCGCGGCCGCGTCATCATCAACGCTACAGGTGCATTTGCCGATGCCGTGCGTCGCATGGACAATCCAGAAGCATCGCCGCTGCTTGCCCTTAGCCAGGGAGTGCACTTGGTGCTTCCTCGTCGGTTCCTACCTGGCGAAGCGGCCCTGCTTGTGCCCCGCACCGACGATGGCCGCGTGCTGTTTGCGATCCCCTGGCACGGCCAAGTGCTCCTGGGGACTACTGACGAACCCGTAGCCCAGGCGCAGCTAGAGCCGACGCCTACCGAAGATGAAATCACCTATTTGCTCACGCATGCTGGCCGCTACTTAACCCCGGCCCCAACACGCACCGACATCCGTGCAGTCTTTGCGGGACTTCGGCCCTTGGTGCGACAAAGTAGGCTGCAAAACGACACCGCACACCTTTCCCGAGAGCATGTGATCGTCGTATCGCGCCGCGGGCTGGTCACGGTTACCGGCGGTAAATGGACCACCTATCGGCGTATGGCCGAAGAAACGGTCGACCGTGCCCTGCAGGTGGCTGGCCTACCGCACCGACCTTCTCCTACCGCTATGCTGCGCCTGCATGGCGCTACACCTCGCCTTAACCCTACCAACCCTTGGTACCTTTATGGCACCGATAGCGCATTGCTACAAGCGCTTCTGACCGCCAGGCCTGAGTTGAACACGCTACTGCATCCACGTCTGCCTTATCGCATGGTCGAAGTGGTCTGGGCAGCCCGCTATGAAATGGCCCGCACGGTCGAAGACGTGCTGGCCCGCCGCACCCGCGCATTGTTCCTGGATGCGGCTGCGGCACTCGAAGCGGCACCGGCCGTAGCTCGCCAACTGGCCACCGAACTCGGCCGCGACAACCATTGGGAACAGGCCCAGCTTCAAGCCCTTGTGCAGCTAATGCCCCATTACCTCCCCGCCCTCACCGCTACCGAAGCTTAA
- a CDS encoding heavy metal translocating P-type ATPase, with protein MHRQVLFVALTLSGLVVGWLSDWLQGPPFVAAMAYGLAYVFGGWDGLRNGVKALRQRTVDIDLLMVLAALGALVIGALAEGAMLLFLFSLSNMLQHYAFGRSRQAIQALMQLRPDRARVLRDGLAVELPLEAVRVGDVFVLKPGDRVPLDGVIVRGESALDESTLTGESIPVDKGPGQEVYAGTINTTGNLEVRVTRLASDATLVRMIALIEQAQTEKAVVQRLIDRLEQPYAVGVLVVTALAVAIPVIFFQEPFTQAFYRAMTLMVAASPCAVVISTPAAVLSAIAAGARRGMLFKGGVYLEALARVRAVAFDKTGTLTEGRVRLVQVGVLEARLSEDALLQWAAAVQQYSEHHLARATLEAARQRRLTVPEAEGFRAVIGQGVRAVVEGATIHIGNLRYFEAWEQNSLIKGWAAGRAVLETLARQGKTAVLVVREQTGQREVLGWLAFADALRAEAMEVIQQLRRLGISSIVLLTGDNRHVAEAIGRQVGVDTVHAELLPAQKVVQVQALVEQFGAVAMVGDGVNDAAALAASTVGIALGRTGTDVALEAADVVLMSDDLRQLPYALALSRATRRTLSINFAIAFSAIILMITTIFLQGLPLPLAVIGHEGSTVLVALNGLRLLRYGFATS; from the coding sequence ATGCATCGCCAGGTGCTCTTTGTGGCGCTGACGCTGTCTGGGCTTGTTGTCGGTTGGCTCTCCGATTGGCTGCAGGGACCGCCATTTGTGGCAGCTATGGCCTATGGTCTTGCCTATGTTTTTGGTGGATGGGATGGACTGCGTAACGGGGTCAAGGCCCTTAGGCAACGTACGGTGGACATCGACCTGTTGATGGTATTGGCTGCGCTGGGAGCACTTGTGATCGGTGCGCTGGCCGAAGGGGCCATGCTGCTCTTTTTGTTTTCGCTCTCAAATATGCTTCAGCATTATGCTTTTGGGCGTTCTCGCCAGGCTATTCAGGCGCTGATGCAGCTTCGGCCCGATCGGGCCCGTGTGTTGCGCGACGGTTTGGCAGTTGAGCTTCCTCTCGAGGCCGTGCGGGTGGGGGACGTGTTTGTGCTGAAGCCGGGGGACCGTGTGCCTCTCGATGGCGTGATTGTCCGTGGGGAGAGTGCTTTGGACGAATCCACGCTTACGGGCGAGTCGATACCTGTTGATAAAGGTCCTGGCCAGGAAGTTTATGCGGGGACGATCAACACAACGGGCAATTTGGAGGTGCGCGTAACGCGCTTGGCTTCCGACGCGACGCTGGTGCGCATGATTGCGCTTATCGAGCAGGCTCAAACCGAAAAGGCTGTTGTGCAGCGCCTTATCGATAGATTGGAGCAGCCCTATGCTGTGGGTGTATTGGTCGTGACAGCGCTGGCTGTAGCAATCCCTGTGATTTTTTTCCAGGAGCCTTTCACCCAGGCCTTTTATCGTGCGATGACTTTGATGGTAGCTGCTTCACCCTGTGCGGTGGTGATCTCGACGCCGGCGGCTGTGCTTTCGGCTATTGCAGCCGGTGCGCGACGGGGGATGCTCTTTAAGGGAGGTGTTTATTTGGAAGCCTTGGCACGTGTGCGGGCTGTTGCTTTCGACAAGACAGGGACGCTCACTGAAGGGCGGGTACGTTTAGTGCAGGTGGGTGTTTTAGAAGCAAGGCTTTCCGAAGATGCGTTGTTACAGTGGGCAGCAGCCGTTCAGCAATACTCAGAACATCACTTAGCCCGGGCTACTCTCGAAGCTGCTCGCCAGCGCAGGCTCACAGTTCCGGAAGCAGAAGGCTTTCGGGCAGTGATAGGACAGGGAGTGCGGGCGGTGGTGGAAGGAGCAACCATACATATCGGTAATCTGCGCTACTTTGAGGCCTGGGAGCAGAACAGTTTGATCAAAGGCTGGGCCGCAGGGCGAGCAGTCCTAGAAACGCTGGCACGCCAAGGAAAAACTGCGGTCTTGGTCGTGCGTGAGCAGACAGGGCAGCGTGAAGTGCTTGGCTGGCTTGCTTTTGCGGACGCGTTGCGTGCTGAAGCAATGGAAGTGATACAGCAGCTCCGGCGCTTGGGCATTAGCTCCATAGTGTTGCTTACGGGGGACAATCGCCACGTAGCTGAAGCTATTGGCCGACAAGTAGGGGTTGATACTGTGCACGCAGAGCTGCTACCAGCCCAAAAGGTAGTGCAGGTGCAAGCTTTGGTAGAGCAGTTCGGTGCAGTAGCCATGGTAGGGGATGGCGTTAACGATGCAGCGGCGTTAGCAGCATCTACCGTAGGAATTGCTCTGGGCCGTACCGGTACCGACGTGGCCTTAGAGGCAGCTGACGTAGTGCTCATGAGCGACGATCTGCGACAGCTGCCTTATGCTTTGGCGCTTAGTCGGGCAACCCGACGGACGCTGAGCATAAACTTTGCAATTGCTTTTAGTGCGATAATCTTGATGATTACCACTATTTTTCTTCAGGGGTTACCACTTCCGCTCGCTGTGATTGGACACGAGGGTTCTACCGTACTGGTTGCTCTTAATGGCCTGCGGCTGCTACGGTATGGCTTTGCAACTTCTTAA